The following are encoded together in the Tripterygium wilfordii isolate XIE 37 chromosome 3, ASM1340144v1, whole genome shotgun sequence genome:
- the LOC119985986 gene encoding calcium-binding protein CML24-like, giving the protein MASMREIKKIFDKFDKNGDGKISSSELGGVLRALGSETSAEEVGVVMQEIDKDGDGYIDIGEFVEFYNCSGGGGGGDEESRDKELKEAFELYDLDKNGLISAKELHAVMNRLGMKCTVSDCGRMISQVDKDGDGSVNFQEFKKMMTK; this is encoded by the coding sequence ATGGCTTCGATGAGAGAGATCAAGAAGATCTTCGACAAGTTCGACAAGAACGGCGACGGCAAGATCTCTTCCTCGGAACTCGGAGGAGTGCTGCGGGCATTGGGGTCGGAGACGTCGGCGGAGGAGGTTGGAGTGGTAATGCAGGAGATAGACAAGGACGGTGACGGTTACATCGATATTGGGGAGTTCGTGGAGTTTTACAACTGCAGcggcggaggaggaggaggagatgaggAATCTCGCGACAAGGAATTGAAGGAAGCGTTCGAGTTGTACGATCTGGACAAGAACGGATTGATATCGGCGAAGGAGTTGCACGCGGTGATGAATAGGCTGGGGATGAAGTGTACGGTGAGTGATTGTGGTAGAATGATTAGTCAAGTTGATAAAGATGGTGATGGTAGTGTTAATTTCCAGGAATTCAAGAAGATGATGACCAAGTAA